In the Octopus sinensis linkage group LG17, ASM634580v1, whole genome shotgun sequence genome, one interval contains:
- the LOC118766642 gene encoding SCAN domain-containing protein 3-like, whose protein sequence is MPNLFLYPFFQASIETVQEEDNRDVRAIPLSNNTVYNRFDEMGQDFENQLIETLKSRKFSLLVDETTFQYTEAVLLTYVRYTEYEASLETTINAKDIQSTLKHYLDENKMPKENILSCMADGAPDMMGKKTGCLKMMKDENPNMLIVHCIIHQENSVVKKLSPVLNEIL, encoded by the exons atgccAAATTTGTTTCTCTATCCATTTTTCCAAGCTAGTATTG AAACTGTACAAGAAGAAGATAATAGAGATGTCAGGGCCATACCACTCAGTAATAACACTGTCTACAACAGATTTGATGAAATGGGGCAAGATTTTGAAAACCAGCTTATTGAGACATTAAAATCACGAAAATTCTCATTATTAGTGGATGAAACCACATTTCAGTACACTGAGGCCGTGTTATTGACTTATGTGAGATACACTGAGTATGAGGCATCATTGGAAACAACCATAAATGCAAAGGATATCCAGAGCACGCTTAAACATTATTTGGATGAAAACAAAATGCCGAAAGAAAACATACTGTCTTGCATGGCAGATGGTGCACCTGATATGATGGGCAAGAAAACAGGATGCTTAAAAATGATGAAGGATGAAAATCCAAACATGTTGATTGTCCATTGTATCATACACCAAGAAAATTCGGTTGTCAAGAAACTGTCCCCTGTTCTTAATGAGATTCTATAA